A single Arachidicoccus sp. BS20 DNA region contains:
- a CDS encoding glycoside hydrolase family protein, with translation MKMKNGFIKTVLLIILITRGFVSSAQENRKELLSSKTAKNKIPYSVMSLSAQYIGTAISDSNWYNWCISPLQTKDGKIHIFGSRWPKKDGMEGWTGPKAEIAHFVSDKPEGPFKYVGTIMKTAMLPDTTVMAGPHNPRLEYVDGKYILLYICQNPTIGSKGQRIGMMIADNINGPWRFAGNNKGIMVEPSKDPSHWTYNAAIGADNPAFLKIGKKYYIYYKCGTPEQMKAKYGYAVSDKLEGPYVLCDEPITDNVSYLEDAQAFAYKKNYYLLTADNLGGNTGIYGDLILWKSATGLSFKLADAQIAMGNIFDYWGTPQQKDALLNNKRTFVRDVTGKFERPAVLFIKGKPAYFYAVADVNIHGLSVSESYIFKINWK, from the coding sequence ATGAAAATGAAAAATGGGTTTATAAAAACAGTATTATTGATAATATTGATTACACGTGGCTTTGTTTCATCAGCGCAAGAGAATCGCAAAGAATTATTATCATCCAAAACTGCGAAGAATAAAATTCCTTATTCGGTTATGTCGTTAAGCGCACAATATATCGGCACAGCAATAAGCGATTCAAATTGGTACAATTGGTGTATATCTCCGCTTCAAACCAAAGACGGTAAGATTCATATTTTCGGAAGCCGCTGGCCAAAGAAAGACGGCATGGAAGGCTGGACGGGACCGAAGGCGGAAATCGCACATTTTGTAAGCGACAAGCCTGAAGGTCCTTTTAAATATGTCGGTACGATTATGAAAACGGCTATGTTGCCCGATACGACTGTAATGGCTGGTCCGCACAATCCGAGATTGGAATATGTTGACGGCAAATATATTTTGTTGTATATCTGCCAGAACCCGACTATCGGAAGCAAAGGGCAACGTATCGGGATGATGATTGCAGACAATATAAACGGACCTTGGAGATTTGCAGGCAACAACAAAGGCATTATGGTTGAGCCGTCAAAAGACCCGTCGCATTGGACATACAACGCGGCTATCGGCGCGGATAATCCTGCGTTTTTAAAAATTGGCAAGAAATATTATATCTATTATAAGTGCGGCACACCTGAGCAAATGAAAGCAAAATACGGCTATGCCGTTTCGGATAAATTGGAAGGTCCTTATGTTTTGTGCGATGAGCCTATCACGGATAATGTGTCATATCTGGAAGATGCGCAGGCATTTGCATACAAGAAAAATTATTACTTATTAACCGCAGATAATTTAGGCGGAAATACAGGTATTTACGGAGATTTAATTTTATGGAAATCCGCGACAGGATTGAGTTTTAAGCTCGCTGATGCACAAATAGCGATGGGAAATATTTTTGATTATTGGGGAACGCCTCAACAGAAAGATGCTTTATTGAATAACAAAAGGACTTTTGTGCGTGATGTTACAGGCAAGTTTGAACGGCCTGCCGTTTTGTTCATCAAAGGCAAGCCGGCTTATTTTTATGCAGTAGCTGATGTAAACATTCACGGATTATCTGTTTCGGAATCGTATATATTTAAAATTAATTGGAAGTAG
- a CDS encoding glycoside hydrolase family 27 protein — MKQKITGTKLFLLLIFLVMKNPIVSAQILDTSFLRIKNVLTPPMGWMTWNGFGENINEGIIKEMADALVSSGMADAGYNYIFIDDGWQGGRDNKNNIIPDVKKFPSGIKALADYVHAKGLKLGIYSDAAPLTCAGYTGSLNFEKQDAATFASWGIDYLKYDYCNAPSDMATAKERYKAIADALSESGRNIVLGICEWGGRQPWLWAAQAGGTIWRISGDIRDKWKDKGQGGMGIMDIVDINGGLDEYAGRGRWNDPDMLVVGLNGVKGPAADLGGTGCSDTEYQSQMSLWCILSSPLIASNDLRKMDARAKEILTNKEAIAINQDALGKQGKRLVNNDDWAIFVKPLSNGDIAVAILNKSDKQQKMNVLFGDLSLSGNYEIRDLWEHRVIGKGNKWKGEVASHETKLFRLKVIK; from the coding sequence ATGAAACAAAAAATCACAGGTACCAAGCTGTTCCTGTTGTTGATATTTTTAGTTATGAAAAATCCTATTGTAAGCGCGCAGATTTTGGACACATCGTTCTTGAGAATAAAAAATGTATTAACGCCTCCGATGGGCTGGATGACGTGGAATGGGTTTGGGGAAAATATCAACGAAGGCATTATCAAAGAAATGGCGGACGCATTGGTTTCATCGGGCATGGCGGATGCAGGTTACAATTATATTTTTATCGATGACGGCTGGCAGGGTGGCCGCGATAATAAAAACAATATCATTCCCGATGTGAAAAAATTTCCTTCAGGCATTAAAGCATTGGCAGATTATGTTCACGCGAAAGGTTTGAAACTTGGTATTTATTCCGATGCTGCGCCGTTGACTTGCGCAGGTTACACTGGTAGTCTGAATTTTGAGAAGCAGGATGCGGCGACCTTTGCATCGTGGGGAATCGACTATCTTAAATACGATTATTGCAACGCACCGTCGGATATGGCAACTGCAAAAGAAAGATATAAAGCAATTGCCGATGCTTTATCAGAATCCGGTCGGAATATCGTACTTGGCATTTGTGAATGGGGCGGAAGACAACCTTGGTTGTGGGCTGCACAAGCAGGCGGAACAATTTGGAGAATATCGGGCGATATCCGCGATAAATGGAAAGATAAAGGTCAGGGAGGAATGGGCATCATGGATATTGTGGATATTAACGGCGGACTTGATGAATACGCTGGGCGCGGACGTTGGAACGATCCTGATATGTTAGTGGTCGGTTTGAACGGCGTTAAAGGTCCCGCTGCCGATTTGGGCGGCACGGGTTGTAGCGATACAGAATATCAAAGCCAGATGAGTTTGTGGTGTATTTTGTCTTCGCCATTGATTGCAAGTAATGACTTGCGAAAGATGGATGCGCGCGCAAAAGAAATTTTGACAAACAAAGAAGCTATTGCTATTAATCAGGATGCACTGGGAAAACAGGGAAAGCGTCTGGTTAATAATGATGATTGGGCAATATTTGTAAAGCCATTATCTAACGGAGATATTGCAGTTGCGATATTGAATAAGAGCGATAAGCAACAGAAAATGAATGTGCTGTTTGGCGATTTAAGTCTTTCTGGCAATTACGAAATACGGGATTTATGGGAGCACCGTGTAATCGGAAAGGGAAATAAATGGAAAGGCGAAGTTGCATCGCATGAAACAAAATTGTTCAGACTAAAAGTCATTAAATAA
- a CDS encoding glycoside hydrolase family 95 protein: MKKNLLLFSMLGFTQIGFAQTKPLQLWYTQPAKQWEATLPLGNGRLGMTPDGGVEKENIVLNDITLWSGSEQDANNYDAHNYLPKIRELLFEGKNEEAQKLVNEHFICLGPGSGGRQWGCFQMLGNLDLKFSYNGTNEGKVEYKNYLRRLSLDSAIATSIYEVNGVHYKKEYFTAFGSDVDIIRITADKPHQINCSIGISRPERATVSASDNVLQMQGQLDNGTDGKGMKYLAKVKAVTNGGSQHIEGNNLVVKNASELIIYISEKTDYKNPSYRKDVDDLLANAVRQSYKKEKQQHIIAFQKLYKRVYVNLGNSKDDLPTNERLQAFQKNPQADNGLAVLFYQFGRYLSISSTRVGLLPPNLQGLWANQIHTPWNGDYHLDVNVQMNHWGTDVSNLSELDLPLTELVKEMVPNGEKTAKAYYNAEGWVAHVITNPWHFTEPGESASWGVTKCGSGWLCDNLWQHYAFTNDTAYLREIYPILKGSALFYKSMLVRDPKTKWLVTSPSSSPENSFVMPDGNNVSICMGPTIDNQIIRELYENVITATKVFNIDKDLRDTLEYQLTQIPPAGRISPDGRIMEWLENYKESEVHHRHVSHLYGVYPANEITPDSTPDLAEAAKKSLDVRGDDGPSWSIAYKMLMWSRLYDGNRAYKLFINLMRPVVSTGINYGAGGGIYPNLFSAGPPFQIDANFGGCAGIAEMLLQSHAGYINLLPAVPDEWRAQGEVKGLKARGNYVVDFRWKDGQIISYHIYSKKPSSVKVKVNGVLKTVKSSVM, translated from the coding sequence ATGAAAAAGAATTTATTATTGTTTTCAATGTTGGGTTTTACCCAAATTGGTTTTGCTCAAACCAAGCCTTTGCAACTTTGGTACACGCAACCTGCAAAACAGTGGGAAGCCACGCTGCCATTAGGCAACGGACGTTTAGGTATGACACCCGATGGCGGCGTTGAAAAAGAAAATATTGTGCTGAACGATATTACGCTTTGGTCAGGTTCGGAACAAGATGCGAATAATTATGATGCACATAATTACTTGCCGAAAATCCGTGAATTATTGTTTGAAGGTAAAAATGAAGAAGCGCAAAAACTGGTTAATGAACATTTCATTTGTCTCGGTCCGGGTTCGGGCGGCAGGCAATGGGGATGTTTTCAAATGCTGGGAAATCTCGATTTGAAATTTTCCTATAACGGAACGAACGAAGGAAAAGTTGAGTATAAAAACTATCTGCGAAGATTGTCTTTGGATAGCGCCATTGCAACAAGTATTTACGAAGTAAACGGCGTACATTACAAGAAAGAATATTTTACAGCCTTCGGCTCTGATGTAGATATCATCAGAATTACAGCCGACAAGCCGCATCAAATTAACTGCTCAATCGGAATCAGCCGCCCCGAAAGAGCAACAGTTTCTGCAAGTGATAATGTGTTGCAAATGCAGGGTCAGTTGGACAACGGAACAGATGGTAAGGGCATGAAATACCTGGCTAAAGTAAAAGCGGTTACAAATGGTGGTTCGCAACACATTGAAGGCAATAATCTGGTTGTAAAGAATGCAAGCGAACTCATTATTTATATCTCTGAAAAAACAGATTATAAAAATCCTTCGTACCGGAAAGATGTAGATGATTTGTTGGCAAATGCAGTCCGTCAGTCTTATAAAAAAGAAAAGCAACAACATATTATTGCGTTCCAAAAATTATATAAAAGGGTGTATGTAAACCTTGGCAATAGTAAAGACGATTTGCCTACGAATGAGCGTTTACAGGCATTTCAGAAAAATCCGCAAGCAGATAACGGCTTGGCTGTTTTGTTTTATCAGTTCGGAAGATACTTGTCTATCAGCAGCACAAGGGTCGGCTTGCTGCCGCCGAATTTGCAAGGCTTATGGGCAAACCAAATTCATACACCCTGGAACGGCGATTATCATTTGGACGTGAATGTGCAAATGAACCATTGGGGAACGGATGTTTCTAATCTGTCGGAACTCGATTTACCTTTGACAGAACTGGTTAAAGAAATGGTTCCCAACGGCGAAAAAACCGCGAAAGCATATTATAATGCAGAAGGCTGGGTGGCGCACGTGATTACAAACCCGTGGCATTTTACCGAGCCGGGCGAAAGCGCTTCGTGGGGCGTTACCAAATGTGGTTCGGGCTGGCTCTGCGACAATCTTTGGCAGCATTATGCTTTTACGAATGATACAGCATACTTAAGAGAAATTTATCCTATACTTAAAGGTTCCGCTTTGTTTTATAAAAGCATGCTGGTGCGTGACCCAAAAACTAAATGGTTAGTTACTTCGCCATCCTCTTCGCCTGAAAACAGCTTTGTAATGCCAGACGGAAACAATGTGAGTATTTGCATGGGACCGACGATTGACAATCAAATTATCCGTGAGTTGTATGAGAATGTAATTACGGCTACGAAAGTGTTCAACATTGATAAAGATTTGAGGGATACGCTTGAGTATCAACTCACGCAAATTCCGCCTGCGGGGAGAATTTCGCCTGACGGCAGAATTATGGAATGGTTGGAAAATTACAAAGAATCGGAAGTGCATCATCGCCATGTATCGCATTTATACGGCGTGTATCCTGCAAATGAAATTACGCCCGACAGCACGCCCGACTTAGCGGAAGCTGCAAAGAAGAGTTTGGATGTTCGCGGCGATGACGGACCGAGTTGGTCTATTGCTTACAAAATGCTGATGTGGTCAAGGTTGTACGATGGTAATCGTGCGTATAAATTGTTTATCAACCTGATGCGTCCGGTTGTATCGACAGGGATTAATTACGGCGCCGGCGGCGGTATTTATCCGAATTTATTTTCCGCAGGTCCACCGTTTCAGATAGATGCCAATTTTGGCGGATGCGCAGGCATTGCGGAAATGCTGTTGCAAAGCCATGCGGGCTATATTAATTTGTTGCCAGCCGTTCCCGATGAATGGAGAGCGCAGGGCGAAGTGAAAGGCTTGAAAGCGCGTGGTAATTATGTCGTGGATTTTAGATGGAAAGACGGGCAAATCATCTCTTATCATATTTATTCAAAAAAGCCAAGTTCAGTAAAAGTAAAAGTGAATGGCGTTCTGAAAACTGTGAAATCGTCCGTGATGTAA
- a CDS encoding SDR family NAD(P)-dependent oxidoreductase encodes MQLLEDKIIFLTGGSMGIGFECAKKYAAAGAKVIIVSNDKISLDNAIEVLGREHLAILCDISNEDEVKHAITQALSVFGKLDVIHNNAGIAHPSKPLHETSNDEWQRLFDVNLKGIFYTTKYGLDALKKSKGCILNTSSLVGEIGQENHAVYSATKGAVNALTKSMALDYAQYKIRVNAVAPAGVWTPMLRSWAKEQSNASEIEKYLDKIHPLGYCPEGDVIADACVFLLSDKARFITGTVLPVSGGAELGYRFTH; translated from the coding sequence ATGCAATTATTAGAAGATAAAATTATTTTTTTAACAGGCGGCTCAATGGGCATTGGTTTTGAGTGCGCAAAAAAATATGCAGCAGCCGGAGCCAAAGTAATCATCGTTTCCAATGATAAAATTTCGCTTGATAATGCAATTGAAGTATTGGGCAGAGAACACCTCGCAATATTGTGCGATATATCGAATGAAGATGAAGTGAAACATGCAATAACACAGGCTTTGAGCGTATTCGGAAAATTGGATGTTATTCACAACAATGCAGGAATTGCGCATCCTTCAAAGCCTTTGCACGAAACAAGTAATGATGAATGGCAACGATTGTTCGATGTGAATCTGAAAGGAATATTTTATACAACGAAATACGGATTAGATGCTTTGAAAAAATCGAAAGGCTGCATCTTGAATACAAGCAGTTTAGTTGGCGAAATCGGTCAGGAAAATCACGCGGTGTACTCTGCCACAAAAGGTGCGGTAAATGCGCTTACGAAGTCAATGGCGTTGGATTATGCGCAATATAAAATTCGCGTGAATGCTGTTGCACCCGCAGGTGTGTGGACGCCGATGTTGCGCAGTTGGGCAAAAGAACAAAGCAACGCAAGCGAGATAGAAAAATACTTGGACAAAATTCATCCGTTGGGTTATTGTCCCGAAGGCGATGTTATTGCGGATGCTTGTGTTTTCCTGCTTTCGGACAAAGCAAGATTTATTACGGGAACTGTTTTGCCTGTGAGTGGCGGCGCAGAATTGGGTTACAGGTTTACTCATTAA
- a CDS encoding GH92 family glycosyl hydrolase: MIHRIKSFLLVSALSGITILHAQSDNLTKYVNPFIGTGAVNGSSLSGNNFPGATMPFGMVQLSPDTKEAPDWSAASGYDHNDKFIYGFSHTHLSGTGVSELFDISVMPFSTERNFPIRSSFSHEKESAKPGYYQVKLLDDNIDAELTATEHAGFHKYTFDAGKDEHILIDLNHSIQKGSWDCKIIGAQIRMLDNHTIEGYRLITGWAPLRKIYFYAEFSKPIISNKMMSGNTVYNNQSIVNGTDVKAVFDFDKKNPEVLVKIGISPVSIENAKQNLQAEIPAWDFEKTVSHANLLWENELDKIKIDGTDLQKRIFYTAMYHAFTQPNKLSDVNGDYMSADFTTTNSPRGYYSTFSLWDMYRAAGPLYTLLQPQKTAAFVNSMIAHYKAFGFLPIWELWGQENYCMIGNHAIPIVVNAVLNNIKGIDVNEAYEAVKNSSLISHTNSPFDVWEKYHYMPENLQSQSVSLTLEMSYDDWCVAQLAKHLGKTDDYNRFIARSEFYKNLYDAKTGFFRAKDDKGNWLEPFNPLHYGANGGNPYTEGNAWQYLWYVPQNVPSLIALMGGKDMFVKRLDSLFTLTDSTVQRNGNASGLIGQYAHGNEPSHHISYLYDYAGAPWKTQYYVTKIMNEMYNDSFSGYAGNEDCGQMASWYVFSAMGFYPVNPASGVFAIGSPILQKATMNLPNGKTFTVTAKNVSDKNIYIQSAKLNGVNYTHTYITKDDIENGGTLELVMGAQPNKKWGIKDSDVPLNTVFNN; the protein is encoded by the coding sequence ATGATACATCGTATAAAATCTTTTTTATTAGTTAGTGCATTAAGCGGAATAACAATTCTTCATGCACAATCTGACAATTTAACGAAATATGTCAATCCGTTTATCGGAACGGGAGCGGTTAACGGTTCGAGTTTATCGGGCAATAATTTTCCGGGAGCGACCATGCCTTTCGGTATGGTACAGTTAAGCCCCGACACAAAGGAAGCGCCGGATTGGTCTGCGGCTTCGGGCTACGACCATAACGATAAATTTATTTACGGATTCAGTCATACACATTTAAGCGGAACGGGTGTGTCAGAATTGTTTGATATTTCTGTAATGCCTTTTTCAACGGAAAGAAATTTTCCTATTCGCTCTTCATTTTCACATGAAAAGGAATCTGCAAAGCCCGGATATTATCAGGTAAAATTGTTGGATGATAATATCGATGCAGAGCTTACGGCTACTGAACATGCAGGTTTTCATAAATATACTTTTGATGCCGGTAAAGATGAACATATATTGATTGACTTAAATCATTCTATTCAAAAAGGAAGCTGGGATTGTAAAATCATCGGTGCGCAAATAAGAATGTTAGATAATCACACCATCGAAGGTTACAGGCTGATTACAGGTTGGGCGCCTTTGCGAAAAATTTATTTTTATGCAGAATTTTCCAAACCGATTATTTCCAATAAAATGATGAGCGGAAATACGGTATATAACAATCAATCTATCGTCAACGGAACAGATGTGAAAGCTGTGTTTGATTTTGATAAAAAAAATCCTGAAGTACTTGTAAAAATTGGTATTTCTCCCGTAAGCATAGAGAATGCCAAACAAAATTTACAGGCAGAAATTCCTGCCTGGGACTTCGAGAAAACCGTGTCGCATGCAAATCTGCTTTGGGAAAATGAATTAGATAAAATAAAGATTGACGGAACGGATTTGCAGAAGAGGATTTTCTATACGGCAATGTATCACGCATTCACGCAGCCGAATAAATTGTCCGATGTCAACGGCGATTATATGTCCGCTGATTTTACGACAACAAATTCGCCGCGGGGTTATTATTCCACCTTCTCTTTGTGGGATATGTACCGCGCGGCAGGTCCATTGTACACGCTGTTGCAGCCACAAAAAACTGCTGCATTTGTGAACAGTATGATTGCGCATTATAAAGCGTTTGGCTTCTTGCCGATTTGGGAATTGTGGGGACAGGAAAATTATTGCATGATAGGCAATCATGCGATTCCCATTGTGGTAAATGCCGTGTTGAATAATATCAAAGGCATTGATGTAAATGAAGCGTATGAAGCCGTGAAGAATTCATCTTTAATCAGTCATACAAATTCGCCGTTTGATGTTTGGGAAAAGTATCATTACATGCCCGAAAATCTGCAATCGCAATCCGTATCGCTTACGTTGGAAATGAGCTATGACGATTGGTGTGTAGCACAGTTGGCAAAGCATCTTGGTAAGACAGATGATTATAATCGTTTCATTGCACGCTCAGAATTTTATAAGAATTTGTATGATGCAAAAACAGGTTTCTTCCGTGCGAAAGATGATAAAGGCAATTGGTTGGAACCCTTTAATCCGTTGCATTACGGCGCAAACGGCGGCAATCCTTATACCGAAGGAAATGCGTGGCAATATCTTTGGTATGTGCCGCAAAATGTTCCTTCGCTGATTGCATTGATGGGCGGAAAAGATATGTTTGTAAAAAGATTAGATTCACTTTTTACTTTAACGGATAGTACAGTTCAAAGAAACGGCAATGCGTCGGGATTAATCGGTCAGTACGCACACGGAAATGAACCGAGCCATCATATTTCTTACTTGTATGATTATGCAGGCGCACCGTGGAAAACACAATATTATGTTACAAAGATTATGAACGAAATGTATAACGATTCGTTCTCGGGATATGCAGGCAATGAAGACTGCGGGCAAATGGCTTCATGGTATGTATTCAGCGCAATGGGCTTTTATCCTGTAAATCCTGCAAGCGGCGTATTCGCTATCGGTTCGCCCATTTTACAAAAAGCAACCATGAATTTGCCGAATGGAAAAACATTTACGGTAACTGCTAAAAATGTTTCGGATAAAAATATTTACATACAGTCTGCAAAGTTGAATGGTGTAAATTATACACATACTTATATCACGAAAGACGATATTGAAAACGGCGGCACATTAGAACTTGTGATGGGCGCTCAACCGAATAAAAAGTGGGGAATAAAAGATAGTGATGTACCCTTGAATACGGTGTTTAATAATTAA